Within the Bacillus sp. FSL K6-3431 genome, the region AGGTGATTGGTCAATTGCCGATATAGGTCATGTGAACATGGATATTCCTGAAAATGCAAATCTGAAGGTCCAAGCAATTGAATTGCAAGAAGCAGGTGAGGCAGAATGGCAAGATGTGAAGAAGAAAAAGTCAAATGCTGTGAACGATAAGGACAATGTAGAATATGAAGAAAGCGGTCCAATAACGGGAACACTCACATACGGCTCCGGAACAAACACAATTAAAGTGAAAAATAGCTACACCGTGCAAATAAATTAAAATCTCACTTTAGGTGGTAATAGTTGTCAACTCACTACAATAGGCATGCATAAATGCAATCATTAGATCATGAATCCGGTAGTATAACTACTCTTTCAGAGGTAGTGTAAAATAGAAGGATAGTCATTCATTTGACTATCCTTTTTTTATGTTGAAAATTTCCGGTAAAAGCACGATTGGTGCAATTAACAATCTATGAGGAATATTACCGAGGAAAGGGAGATGTATATGATTACGTATAGAAATAGATTCAAGCACCTCTTGGTATTGTTGAAGCATTATATAAACACTCATATTATGGAAAGTATACAGCGGAAATTAGTCATTACTTTACTCATTGTAATGATGGTTCCACTTATTATCTTTTTAATCCTATCGATTAATATTGCTAGAGGTACGGTAGGGTCCTCAGAGGTCAAATCAAACATATCATTAGTAGATCTTTCAAGCGATTATATCGAATATCAGCTACAAGAATATGACCAACTGTTATTTTCCTCATTAGTAGATGAGTTTTTGATTCCTAGTTTAATGAAAGCTGATGATATTAACAATACCAATCCGTTTAATACGCAAAATTATATTAAGGATAAACTCTTTAATATGTATAATAGCAGGGATAGCATTCGAGCAATATCATTGACCTCTTACGAGACGGATAATAATTATCGTATTATCGATAATGAATTCTTTATTGAACCGTATTCACATTTATCACAATATAATAACAGTAAAGATGTCGTGTTTGGTATTGACGATAAATCGGACAGCTTTTTCTTTGAAAGAAATATTTTTAGATTTGAAGATCGGAAACTAATTGGAAAACTAAAAATGAATATTAATTTTTCCCTGTTCGATCCAATTATAAAAAATCTTCAAAGCAATGAAGGAGAGCATGTTTTATTACTCAGTACTTTTGGTGATATCCTTTATAATCCCGATCAAGCTTATCTAGACGAGTCGGTAAGAAAATTAGCTGTAGAAAATATTAAAAAAGATTCATTAGAAAAAACTTTTGTTACCCAGGAACAGGATATTTATTTCTTTCAAAAGAGGCTTAATGAAAATATTATTATATTAAAAATAGTACCGCAGGAAATTATGAATATTGGTGCATCGTATATTCAAAAGTCAGGAATCATTATTCTAATAATTTCAATTTTTTTAACTGTAATATTATCTTTGTATGTGTCGAATAAAGTAACCAAGCCTGTAATAGAGTTATCAAAAGC harbors:
- a CDS encoding sensor histidine kinase; this translates as MITYRNRFKHLLVLLKHYINTHIMESIQRKLVITLLIVMMVPLIIFLILSINIARGTVGSSEVKSNISLVDLSSDYIEYQLQEYDQLLFSSLVDEFLIPSLMKADDINNTNPFNTQNYIKDKLFNMYNSRDSIRAISLTSYETDNNYRIIDNEFFIEPYSHLSQYNNSKDVVFGIDDKSDSFFFERNIFRFEDRKLIGKLKMNINFSLFDPIIKNLQSNEGEHVLLLSTFGDILYNPDQAYLDESVRKLAVENIKKDSLEKTFVTQEQDIYFFQKRLNENIIILKIVPQEIMNIGASYIQKSGIIILIISIFLTVILSLYVSNKVTKPVIELSKAMEIVGENNFDVQIKTNGSDEISILRRKYKEMIGRIRNLIEKDYKREIEKKDAQFLALQAQINPHFLYNTLQVIGGMAIKKDVKEINDVTQTLSHMFRYITKKQHGLVYLYEEVNHLKNYLHIQQLRFQDRMSIYLFVDDEVNDGLIPLLTIQPLIENCFIHGFDSKVDDCMINIDIQKVFDEIEITIEDNGIGMSEEDLTRIQRNLSSGQFVQGERIGMNNVNNRIKLYFGEEFGIDLYSEKNKYTKVIMRLPYQRKGVGV